In the Primulina tabacum isolate GXHZ01 chromosome 7, ASM2559414v2, whole genome shotgun sequence genome, TTTCTGGGCATTCAGGCCGTGTGTTGATGGGTTTCGGCATTGTCGGAAAATAATTAGTGTTGATGGTACACACTTGTATACCAAATACAAGCACAAAATGTTGATCGGTGTCACTCTAGATGCGAACAATCAGGTTCTACCGCTAGCATTCGCTATTGTGGATGAAGAAACAACAGATTCTTGGAAATGGTTCTTGGAGAACGTAGGAAGACATGTTGTTCGTGGTGAAAACGACGTGTGTCTAATTTCTGATAGACATAAGGGAATCGTGCGCGCAACTGCAGAGCTACCATATTTTCAACCTCCATACGGTGTGCATCGTTTTTGTTTGAGACACGTGTGTTCAAACTTTAACGCTAAATTCAAAGACGTGAATCTGAAAGATTTATGCTGGGCGGCAGGCACACAaaatcaaatttgtaagtttgaaTCAATAATGGAGGCAATCAAGCATAAAACATTTTGGCGCACCGATATTTGGCTGGAATTGAGAAAGAAAAATGGAGTTTGGCTCATGACGGTGGTTGGCGTCGTGGGGTGATGACAACCAATATGTCGGAGTGTTTAAATAGTGTGTTGAAGGGTGCTCGTAGACTTCCTAATCTGCTATAGTACACTTGACACTTATGAGGTACGTACATTATTTTATTGAACGTGTGAGTAGAGGTGGTCGTATGGTTCAGGAAAATTAGCTGTGGTCAGATTATGCATGACGGATGTATGACAAGTGGGCGAGAAAATCTAGTGAACATCGTGTTGTCAAATATGATGTACGTGAGCAAACTGCTTCGGTTGCAACTGTAGGAAGACCAAGTCGTGGCCAACATATGCAAGTGGTCAAGTTATCAACGAGTGATTATTCGTGTGGTAAATCGACGATTTTTGGCATACCATGTTCTCATGCTATTGTACCGCAAAGTGGCACTCGTTGGATCCCACGACACTTGTGCAGCCATGGTATAATATATCTGAGTACTTATCGACTTACGAAGGCAAATTTCAACCTCTTGCAGATGAGCGCTACTGGGAACCTCCAACTTTCGAATTGCACCACAACCCTGTTAGACGTGAAAGAAGAAGAGTTGGTAGAGATAGAACAACTCGATTTAGAAATGAGATGGACACAACTGTTTCTAGACAGAGACAACATTGAAgtattattttgttaaattgtAATAACAGTTGATCTGTTAAATGAGAAATTAATTCTTTACCTCGTGTTTactttgttattttttatttcatgtgcaaaataaacaaaatggtttaaaattttttaaaaaaattcgtttagctttttttaaaaattttgctagAGAAATGCTCCCGCTCAGGCGCGA is a window encoding:
- the LOC142552401 gene encoding uncharacterized protein LOC142552401; amino-acid sequence: MVAHTLLGVARCDPSYEIKYIIVNVKDKYGYQISYTKAWRSLKRAIEIAYGTWESSVQLLPKYMCALSKYNPGTVVEWKHLRANNEMSKTLNYVFWAFRPCVDGFRHCRKIISVDGTHLYTKYKHKMLIGVTLDANNQVLPLAFAIVDEETTDSWKWFLENVGRHVVRGENDVCLISDRHKGIVRATAELPYFQPPYGVHRFCLRHVCSNFNAKFKDVNLKDLCWAAGTQNQICKFESIMEAIKHKTFWRTDIWLELRKKNGVWLMTVVGVVG